The sequence AAAAAACCTAATTATTGCACTAGATCAATATCTTAACAAATCTGAAGGCAAACAGATTCTAGGTACTTATAAAAGAATCAATAATATAGTTACTAAAGCAGAAAAAAATGATATCATCGCCTATGATATATCTTATAACAAAGAGCTCCTGATTAGTAATGAAGAAATAGCACTATCAAAATATTCAATAGTTATCTTTAAAAAGATAAAACAACTATTAAAAAATAATTGCTTTGATACAGCATTTGACGAGCTTGCTAACTTTACTTCATTCATTAACCAGTTCATGGATAACGTAAAAATCAATTGCGATTCCAATGAATTAAGAAAAAATAGACTGTCCCTACTCAAAAAAACAACTTCTATCTTCCACCTAATAGCGCATTTTAATCTTCTAATAAAATAAATAATGATAAATATTCAGATATTAAAAAAAGAAATTGAATCATCTCCACAATCTTGCGGAATATATATGATGATAGGAGAAAAAGATGAGGTTTTATACGTTGGAAAAGCAAAAAACTTGAAATCGAGATTATCCAGTTATGTTCGGTATGAAAATCTTTCCGAACGAATTAAAATTATGCTTTCACAAATTATTAAAATTAAAATTTCCATAACTGAAAATGAAATAGATGCACTACTTCTTGAGGCACAATTAATAAAATCATTGAAACCACCTTATAATATTGTACTCAAGGACGGAAAATCTTATTCTTATATAACAATTTCCAAACATGATTATCCTAAAATAGGACGATATAGAGGTAAATTAAAAAAGAATAAATTTTATTACTATGGTCCTTTTCCATCTTCTGATGCCATTAAACAAATTATATTATCATTACAAAAAGCTTTCCTTTTAAGAGGATGTTCAGATCAGCACTTCTCATTAAAACAACCATGTCTTGAGTATCAAATTCAGCGCTGTTCAGCCCCATGTGCAAATAAAATTACAAAAAACGACTACTATAAATCAGTAAAGCAAGCACAAGATACACTTCTAGGAAGAAATAAAGAAATAAAAAAACAATTACTTCTTGAAATGGAAAAATATAGCAGTGAAAGAAATTATGAACTCGCCGCAACATATAGAGATCGAATCAAATTTCTTGAACAAATTCAAATGCAAAGAACAGATTTTTCCTTTAAAGGGAATGCAGATTTTTTTAGTATCATACATAAAAAAGATTTAGCATGTATCGGCATATTGTCATTCAGAAATAAAGAAAACTATGGAAGCACCCATTTCTTTATAGAAAACTGCAACGATTACCTAAACGAAAAAATTTTATTAACTTTTTTAATTAATTTATATAATTCAACTAATAATATACCACCAACACAAATTTATGTTCCCAATTCTATTAAAAATAGAGAAATTATTGAAAATGTATTGCGCAATATTTTTCAAAACCCAATAAAAATTGGGCACGTAAAAAGCAAAAAAGAAAATGATCTATTAAAATTTATTTATAATAATACTCAATATAGTTTAGAACAAGAGCTTATCAAACGTAAAAATAATCTAGAAAAACTTGAAGAATTTAGTAAGGTTTTTTCCTTATCAAATATTCCAAAACGTATTGAAGTTTACGATAATAGCCATATATCCGGAAATCAACAAGTTGGTGTAATGATTGTTGCTGGATTAGATGGCTTCCTAAAAAAGGAATACAGAAAATTTAATATAAAAGAAAAATTTTTAGGTGATGATTATAAGATGACAAAAGAAGTATTAACTAGACGTTTCTCTAATAAAAAAAATATAACTTCTGATTTCTTATTGATCGATGGCGGACCTGGACATGTTTCTATAGTAGAAAACGTATTAAAAACCTTGAACATAAATATTCCCTTTGCCTGCATGGCAAAGGGTTTATATCAAAATACAGAAAAGGAAAAATTTTACATGCTAGGAAAAAAATTCACTTTAAAAAACAATAAAGTCATACTTTATTTACAATCATTACGTAATGAGGCTCACCGCTTTGCGATTTCTTCACATAGAAAAAAACGCGATAAAGAACTTTTTACATCGCCCTTAAATGAAATAATTGGCATTGGTAGTAAAAGAAAAAACGCATTAATGTCCCATTTTGGTTCAATAAAAAATATAAGTAAAGCCTCTACAACTGAAATTCAGAATATAGCCAAAATTAACAAAAAACTAGCAGAAACTATTCTTAAGCATCTAAATGATAGACCATATAAATTACTCAATTAAATAATTAAACTTTCAATTTTTAATAATTTTCTATATCAGTAGAAAATAAACTTTATTTAGACCAAAATTTGTTAAGTTTTAATACCAATTTTATTTTTAACTATGAAATAGTTATCGCCTTTTCTATATAATCTAATTATATTAGTTTTAATTTTATATTTTAAAGACATATATAAAAAAGTCTTTCCTTCTTGATTTTTTCTTTTATCTCTTTAGGTTATCCCTCCATTTTTTTAAAACTAATATTTTCCCAATTTCCCCCTCGTAAAATAGACTAGCATCCAAATCAAGATATTTAGAGACTATCAAAATCAACCACTTCCTATCTATTTTTATTTTAAATTTTATTACTTATTCTAAGTAAATAGACAATGTTTTTATTATCTCTTCACAAGAAACCGTTTTCTCTACACCAAAATCCATATCTTTAATCCTTAACATTTTATTACTCAATTCTTGATCACCAAAAATAATAGCAACCTTAGCATGTACTCGATTGGCCTTTTTCATTCTAATCTTAAGAGGTCCACTATATTCATATAATACATATAAATTATTTTTACGTAATTTATCTGCAAGCCTTAAAGCATACTCCTCAGCTATTTTACCAATAGGAACTAAATAAATGGCCCTTTTTTCTTTTTTAGAAAAATTAACTAATCCCATTATACGCTCAATGCCACCCGCAAACCCTATCGCTGGAGTATATTTTCCACCCACCGAAGATATTAAATTATCATATCTTCCTCCTGCAAAGATCGCTCCTTGATTACCTAAATTTTCCATAACAAACTCAAATACTGTGTGACAATAATAATCTAGACCTCGTACTAATTTAGTGTTTATGGTATAAGGTATATTAAGGATTCTTAATCCATTCAATATCTGCTCAAAAAAACTCAAAGATTCTTTTGTATAAAAATTACAAATTTTAGGTGCGCCAGAAACTATTTCCATATCCGTTTTATCCTTAGAATCCAATATTCTAAGTGGATTTTTAATTAATCGATTTTTACTATCTTCTGATAGATCCATTTGAAACTTTTTAAAATATGATATTAAAACTTTTTTATATTTAATTATTGTTTCATAATTTCCTAAAGAATTAATTTCTAATCTTATATTTCTATTAATACCAAACTTAGTTAATAAATGTTGAGCAAGTGCAATTAATTCAATATCTGCTTTTGGATCTTTTATACCAAAAACTTCAAAGTTTATCTGATGAAATTGTCTTTGTCTTCCTTTCTGAGGTCTTTCATAACGAAACGTTGACCCAGAAGAAAATAATCTTACAGGCGTTTGTAACTTTTTTTCTATCAAAAGTCTTACAATCGCTGCCGTAAATTCAGGACGTAAAGTTATGCTTCTACCACTTTTATCACTAAAAGTATACATTTCTTTACTGATAACATCTGAGCTATCACCCAAAGTCCTTACAAAAACTTCTGTATATTCAAATATTGGAGTCTCGGCGGGGAAAAAACCATACAAGCTTGAAACTTCACTAGCTATTTGCTGAATATATTTAAACTTATACCATTCATCAAATAAAAAATCTTTCGTTCCTCTAACTTTCTTATTAATCATTGTAGTCATGCATAGTTTCCACACCTAAAACCTCTGATATGTGATAACACAACATGTTTTGTACTCCATGCTTAAGAGTTACTGCTGCACTAGGACATCCAGAACAAGCTCCTTGTAACTTAACATAAACTATTCCA comes from Wolbachia endosymbiont of Menacanthus eurysternus and encodes:
- the uvrC gene encoding excinuclease ABC subunit UvrC, producing the protein MINIQILKKEIESSPQSCGIYMMIGEKDEVLYVGKAKNLKSRLSSYVRYENLSERIKIMLSQIIKIKISITENEIDALLLEAQLIKSLKPPYNIVLKDGKSYSYITISKHDYPKIGRYRGKLKKNKFYYYGPFPSSDAIKQIILSLQKAFLLRGCSDQHFSLKQPCLEYQIQRCSAPCANKITKNDYYKSVKQAQDTLLGRNKEIKKQLLLEMEKYSSERNYELAATYRDRIKFLEQIQMQRTDFSFKGNADFFSIIHKKDLACIGILSFRNKENYGSTHFFIENCNDYLNEKILLTFLINLYNSTNNIPPTQIYVPNSIKNREIIENVLRNIFQNPIKIGHVKSKKENDLLKFIYNNTQYSLEQELIKRKNNLEKLEEFSKVFSLSNIPKRIEVYDNSHISGNQQVGVMIVAGLDGFLKKEYRKFNIKEKFLGDDYKMTKEVLTRRFSNKKNITSDFLLIDGGPGHVSIVENVLKTLNINIPFACMAKGLYQNTEKEKFYMLGKKFTLKNNKVILYLQSLRNEAHRFAISSHRKKRDKELFTSPLNEIIGIGSKRKNALMSHFGSIKNISKASTTEIQNIAKINKKLAETILKHLNDRPYKLLN
- the hisS gene encoding histidine--tRNA ligase — translated: MINKKVRGTKDFLFDEWYKFKYIQQIASEVSSLYGFFPAETPIFEYTEVFVRTLGDSSDVISKEMYTFSDKSGRSITLRPEFTAAIVRLLIEKKLQTPVRLFSSGSTFRYERPQKGRQRQFHQINFEVFGIKDPKADIELIALAQHLLTKFGINRNIRLEINSLGNYETIIKYKKVLISYFKKFQMDLSEDSKNRLIKNPLRILDSKDKTDMEIVSGAPKICNFYTKESLSFFEQILNGLRILNIPYTINTKLVRGLDYYCHTVFEFVMENLGNQGAIFAGGRYDNLISSVGGKYTPAIGFAGGIERIMGLVNFSKKEKRAIYLVPIGKIAEEYALRLADKLRKNNLYVLYEYSGPLKIRMKKANRVHAKVAIIFGDQELSNKMLRIKDMDFGVEKTVSCEEIIKTLSIYLE